The Pochonia chlamydosporia 170 chromosome 1, whole genome shotgun sequence genome window below encodes:
- a CDS encoding nuclease (SNase-like) (similar to Metarhizium robertsii ARSEF 23 XP_007820529.1), producing MVWPFGSRSQTSKNTDDEVESTKHPVPWSESLGKAKVDPLGAAKEWAPVVVFSLAGLGALQLYANYLRRIPGAAFVRPSFFRNRSLYGRVTSVGDGDNFHLFHTPGGKTVGWGWLRKIPETRKELKDRTIPVRIAGIDAPEGAHFGRPAQPFAAEALKWLSDYILHRNVRAYIYKRDHYNRIVATVYVRRFLIRRNVGLEMVKRGLATTYEAKSGGEYGGLKAVYEKAEAKAKRKRKGMWAGKASEFESPREYKSRYHGQQKTDE from the exons ATGGTGTGGCCGTTTGGATCGCGATCCCAGACATCGAAGAACACCGACGACGAAGTCGAATCTACGAAACACCCTGTGCCATGGTCTGAATCCCTTGGGAAAGCCAAGGTTGACCCTCTAGGCGCCGCCAAAGAATGGGCACCTGTCGTGGTGTTCTCCCTGGCTGGGCTCGGTGCTTTGCAACTCTACGCCAATTATCTTCGTCGGATTCCAGGTGCAGCCTTTGTGCGGCCGTCATTCTTTCGTAATCGCAGCCTATACGGCCGAGTTACCagcgttggtgatggcgacaACTTCCATCTCTTCCACACCCCAGGTGGGAAGACAGTTGGCTGGGGCTGGCTGAGAAAGATACCTGAAACCAGAAAAGAACTCAAGGACCGAACG ATACCGGTCCGTATTGCTGGTATTGACGCTCCAGAAGGTGCGCATTTTGGACGCCCTGCTCAACCATTCGCCGCAGAAGCTCTAAAATGGCTGTCGGATTATATCCTGCACCGAAATGTGCGGGCTTATATTTATAAACGCGACCACTACAACCGCATTGTTGCGACAGTCTACGTTCGTCGGTTTCTTATCCGCAGAAATGTTGGTCTAGAGATGGTCAAACGTGGCCTGGCCACTACGTACGAGGCTAAATCGGGCGGCGAATACGGCGGACTGAAAGCAGTGTACGAGAaggccgaggccaaggcgaagaggaaaaggaaggggaTGTGGGCTGGGAAAGCAAGTGAATTTGAAAGCCCCAGGGAGTACAAATCGCGGTATCACGGACAGCAGAAGACAGATGAGTGA